CACGTCCTTCACGCCCGGCGCGCGACGTCCTTCGAACGGACGCCGCCGGATCTTCACACCTCCCGTGGTATCATGCCTGCGATGAGGCGCGACGATCTGTGGAGCATCGGACTGCTGCCCGTTCTCGCCGCGGGCGCGCTGGCCGGCTTTCTCGGCCTCTACTGGGACATCTCCTGGCACATCGACAAGGGCCGCGACACTTTCTTCACCCCGCCGCACGACTTCATTTACGGGGCGCTGCTTGCCGTCCTGATCGTCGCCGGCTACGGGCTCCGGCGCGACCGGCGCGACACGCCGTATCACATACGGGCCGGCCGATACCGCCTGCATCCCGGCGTGCTGATCGTCACCGCGGGCGCCGCGCTGGTGCTCCTGTTCGCGCCGCTCGACGACCTGTGGCACCGGCTGTACGGCGTGGACGTCACGCTGTGGGGACCGATGCACCTCGTCGGGCTGTTGGGTCTCGCCGTCGGCCGCTTCGGCGGGCTCGTGTGCGCGTGGATCGAACGCCGGCTCACGGACGATCCGCGGCGGCGCCGGCTGTTCGGCGATCTCGCCGTCTTCTTCACGGCGACGCTGCTGGCCGGGGTGGTCGTCGTCACCGGCGAGTACGAGTTCGTGGTGCCGCAGTTCCCGATGTTCTTCCACCCGGTGCTGCTCGCCGGGCTTCCGGTCTTTCCCCTTCTCCTGATCGCGCTGCTCGCGCCGCGACCGTACGCGGCGACGGTAACGGCGATCCTCTTTACCGCCATGCGCATCGCCCTCGCCGGGTGGCTGATGATTGCCGCGCACCTCGACTGGGGCGGGATCTCACAGCCGTCGATTCCGCTGCTGATCCCGACGGCTATTGCCGTGGATCTTCTCGTCGAGCGGCGCGCGCCCGGATGGCTTGCCGGTGTGGGCGCAGGCGCCGTGACGTTCGCCGCCAACCTCGTCATGATCGACGGCATCGCGCCGGCCGCGGGCGGGATCCGGCTGTTCTGGACGGCGGGCGTGTCGGTGCGCGCGCTGGCGCCCGCGCTCGCGTTGTCGGCGCTCATGGGGGCGGCGGCCGCCGCCGCCGCGGCCTCTCTCGGAGCCGCCCCTCGATCCGGTGTCGCGCCGGAGACCCGGACAGAAACCGGCCAACGCTCCCGCGCACGTTTGAACCGGATCGTCATTGTCCTGGCCGCCGCCGCGGCGCTTGCCGCTGGAAGCGCCGCATCGGTCGTCGCCGCGCCGGCGCTGCGGGTCGCGCCGCGAACCACGGCACAGATCGCGATCGCGGACGGCGGCTCGGGGCGCCCGAGCCTCGTCACCGTCCGGGTTGCCCCTCCGGACGCCCCCCGTGGAGGAGAAATGCTGCTCTCGATGTTCCGGCCCGGCGGGATGATCAACCGCCAAGTCCTGGAACCGGCGGCGCCCGGAGTCTACCGGGGGTGGTACGTCTTTCCCGTCGCCGGCACGTGGTGGTACTACGCGCGGTTCGGGCCGGGACAGTGGGGATCGGTGGCCGGCGGACCGATGGACGTCGGCGGAACACCGGGAACCGTCGACCGCGCCGCCCTCACGTTTCGCGGCAAGCGGGGGCGGGCGCCCGAATACGTGCAGCCGCTCGGCTACGCGGCGTTCGGCTTGCTCGGCGCCCTGGCCCTGGCCGGGATCACGGCCGTCCTGGCCGGGCTGCGCCGCGTCTCCGCCTAGGGCAGCGCGCTGCCGGGGAACCCTCGAATCGGGTGGAGTTCGTACGTAAAGATTCCGGCCCGCACTCCCGGATCTCCGTCCACGATCTTTCTCGTTTCTTCCGCGTTCGTCGTGAAAATGCCGATGCCGGCGACGCCGCTTTCATCGCCTACCGGACACACAATGGGAAGCAAGCCCTGATCCCGCAGCGCAAAGTTGCGACGCCCGTGCTCCCACACGATCTTGTCGCGTCCGGGGTCACGATTCTTCGCGGTCTTATGCAAGATCATGAGGGTGTACGGTTTTGCCGCCTTCAGCCTTTCCCGCATTTGCTCGTCGGTGATCATGCGATCGCCTCCACGCGCAGACGGTCATTCGATGGAAGTCTGCGCCTAAGGCTCGGACGAGTATAGGAAAAATGCGAAGGACTACCGCCGCGCCAGGCGCCGCCCAAACTCGTTGGACACCTCGGCCGCAAACCGGCGGGGCGCGTACCCGGTAAACTCTTTGAACTCTTTCGCGAAGTGGGACTGGTCATGATAGTAGTCGTACACTTCGCTCGTCAACAGATCGTAGCGTCGGTCTCGCGCCCACTTTTCGTAGAACCTCTGAAACCGGAAGATCCGCGCGAGCGTCTTCGGAGACACGCCGACCTGCTCTTTGAACAGCAGTTCCAGGTACCGGCTGGAGTAGCCGGTCTGCCCCTCGAGCGTCTTGATCGGCGTGAGGCCGCCGGTCCTCTTCAGTGTCCGCACGACGTGATCGACGACGGCGGACGACGGCCGGTCCTCCCGGAGCGACGCGGCCAGACACGCCTGCACGTACTGCACCTTCCTGCCCGCGCCGGGCAGGTTGCCGAGACCTTCCCGCCATTCGCGCCCGATCCGGCCGCGCAGGTCCTCAAACGCGAACAGGCCGTTGGCCGTGTCCGCCATCGACAGGTCCAGGAAGCGGTGCGCGCCGTGCGGAGAGAACTCGATCGCGATGAAGCCCGTCGGACGGGGGGCGGACGTCAAGATAGTGGGCCGCTCCTGGACCCCGACGAAGTACAATCCGTGCGCCTTGGTCTCTTGCGGCCGGCCGCCGGGATGCCGCGACAGCAGCGAGTTCCGGTAGGGGATGATCAGCTTGGCGCAGCCGTTTGGGGCGGCGATGCTTGTATCCGCGGACGGCAACCCCGCGTCGCACTCGAACACCCAGAACGACTCGATGTGCGGGCGCAGCTCAGGCCGCGGTTGGACAAACGTCAGCCGCATCAGCGCATCACCGCCCCGCGGAGCTCGGCCGCACCGTTTCGGCCGCGCCCTCAATACTCTGCCTATCGTACAGCGCAAAGGACCAGGGCGCGAGCGTCAGTGCCGCGGAGCCGTGCGACTCCTGTTCGGGTGGCGCCGCGCGGCCCGGGCCCGCCCACCGTGCGTCGGCCGAGTCGAGCAGCAGCACCCAGCGGCCGGCGGGAAGCGGCACCTCGAGAACCGCCGGGGAGGGGGAGTAGTTGAACAACATCACCGCGGCGCTGTCGCCGTGCCAGCGGCGTGCCATCATGACGCGCGCGTCCGGCCCGACGACGCGCACCTCCATCGGTTCTTTGCTCAGGTTGGCCAGCGCCGGGACGGTCTTGCGTAGACGGATCAGCGCCGCGTAGAGTCCCGACAGCGCCCGGTGACGCGGGTCGCGCGCCAGCGCGCGGTTGAGCCGGCACCGCTCGAACGTCTCCGGCGATTGCGGGTCCGGCGGTTCGCCCTCCGGATACTCTTCGCGCCGTCCTCGCCGGACGGCGGCGGCGAGATCCGGATCGCCGTGATCGGTGAAGTACAGGAAGGGCGCCCGCTCGCCGTACTCCTCGCCCATGAACAGAAGCGGTACGAACGGCGAGAGAAGCACCGTCCCCGCCGCTAGCTTCAGCGCCTCGAAGCCGGCGAGGCGGGCCAGCCGCTCCCCGAGCGCGCGGTTGCCGACCTGGTCGTGGTTCTGCGCGCACACGACGAAACGCGGGGCGGGCACGTCGCGAGACGGCGCGCCGTGCCGCCGCCGGCGGTAGGACGAGTACCGGCCCGCGACGACGAACCCGTCCGCCCATGCCAGCGCCAGATCATCGACACCGCGAAAATCTTCGTAGTACCGGATCCGCTCGCCGGTAAGCAGCGTGTGCAGCGCGTGGTGGAAATCATCGCTCCATGCCGCGTCGAGCTCGTAGCCGCCCCGCGCGATGGGGCGCGTCAGGCGCGGGTCGTTGAGATTGCTCTCCGCGATCACGACGACGCGGCGGCCGGCCGCGCGCCCGCTCTCATGGACCTCGGCGCCGAGCTCCTCGAGAATGTGCCGCGCCGATTCGTCGAAGATCGCGTGCACCGCGTCGAGCCGCAAACCGTCGACGTGGAATTCCGTGATCCACCGGCAGGCGTTGTCGAGGACGAAGCGCCGCACCCCGTCGCTGTCGGGGCCGTCGTAGTTGACCGCGTCGCCCCACGGCGTCCGGTACCGGTCCGTGAAGTACGGACCGAACTGCGGGAGGTAGTTGCCTTCGGGGCCGAGGTGGTTGTAGACGACATCCAAGATGACCGCCAGACCGCGGCGATGGCACTCGTCCACGAGCCGCTTCAACCCCTCCGGGCCCCCGTAGGCGGTGTGCACCGCGTAAAGGTCCACGCCGTCGTAGCCCCAGTTGCGGGTACCCGGGAAGTGGGCGACCGGCATCAGCTCGATCGCGGTCACGCCGAGGTCGACAAGCGCGTCGAGCTCGCGGACCACGCCGTCGAAGGTGCCCGCCGGCGAGAACGCGCCGACGTGCAGCTCGTAGATCAGGTAGTCCGCCAGCGCGAGGCCGCGCCAGCCGCCGTCCGTCCACGGGAACGCCGGGTCGGCGACCTCCGACGGCCCGTGCACGCCCTCGGGCTGCAGCCGAGACGCCGGGTCCGGAAACTCCGCGCCGCCGTCGAGCACGTACTTGTAGCGCGCCCCCGCGGCGACCCTCGGGACAATCGCGTCGTGGTAGCCGCGGTCGCGCGGCTCCAGCGCGACCCGCCGCTCGTCGGGGGCGACGAGATGCACCTGAACGGCGCGCGCGTTCGGCGCCCACACCCGAAAACGGCACCGTCCGCCGGTGAGCAGGACGGCGCCCGGCATGCCGTCGAGGCCCCGGGGCCCTCCTGAGCCCGGCGGAGCGTCTCCCCCCGTCACCGCGCGCTCATGCCGGCGGGCGGCCGAGGAGCGTCAGAATGCCGGTGAGCGGGATCCAGGCCCACGCCGGCCGGTTGTTCAACTCGTAGGCGAGCTCGTAACTTACCTTGTCGATGAGGAAGGCGTCGAGCAGCAACTGGGTCGCGCGCGCGTCGGACGGCACGATCGGCGGAGGGGCGGGGCGCACCCCATCCCGCGTCACGCCCGGCGCGGCGGCGTCGAGATATCCGCCAAGGAAAGCCGCCGCCACCCACTGCGTCCACAGCCGCGCGCCGGCCCGAAGCCGCGCCGTTTGGTCCGGGGCCGGAACCGCGCCGCGCGCCGCCTGATCGGCGAGCGCGGCCAGCGCCGCGTAGTCGAACGAACGCAGCATGCCGGCGACGTCGCGCAGCGCGGGCCGCTTGTGCCGCCGTTCGGAGAGGGGCCGGGCCGGTTCACCCTCGAAGTCGATGATGACGAAGTCCTTACCGGTCCACAACACCTGCCCCAGGTGATAGTCGCCGTGGGTGCGGATGCGAACCGCGTCGACGCGGCCCTCCAACAACGGCTGGAGACGTCCGAGCAGTTCGTCTTCGGCCGCGGCGACCTGCTCGGCCATCGGCCGGACGGCCTCCGCGACCGCCGTCAGATTCCGCCGGAGCATCTGCAGCCCCCGGCGGACCGTCGCGCGCACCGACTGATAGATCGACCGCTGGTACATGGCGGTGAGCGGCTCCGGCGCGAAGTCCGGATCCGCCGCATTCGAGGCCAGCGCGAGATGCAGCTCCGCCGTCCGCCGGCCGAGGAGATCCGCGGCGTCGAGG
The DNA window shown above is from bacterium and carries:
- the treZ gene encoding malto-oligosyltrehalose trehalohydrolase; amino-acid sequence: MPGAVLLTGGRCRFRVWAPNARAVQVHLVAPDERRVALEPRDRGYHDAIVPRVAAGARYKYVLDGGAEFPDPASRLQPEGVHGPSEVADPAFPWTDGGWRGLALADYLIYELHVGAFSPAGTFDGVVRELDALVDLGVTAIELMPVAHFPGTRNWGYDGVDLYAVHTAYGGPEGLKRLVDECHRRGLAVILDVVYNHLGPEGNYLPQFGPYFTDRYRTPWGDAVNYDGPDSDGVRRFVLDNACRWITEFHVDGLRLDAVHAIFDESARHILEELGAEVHESGRAAGRRVVVIAESNLNDPRLTRPIARGGYELDAAWSDDFHHALHTLLTGERIRYYEDFRGVDDLALAWADGFVVAGRYSSYRRRRHGAPSRDVPAPRFVVCAQNHDQVGNRALGERLARLAGFEALKLAAGTVLLSPFVPLLFMGEEYGERAPFLYFTDHGDPDLAAAVRRGRREEYPEGEPPDPQSPETFERCRLNRALARDPRHRALSGLYAALIRLRKTVPALANLSKEPMEVRVVGPDARVMMARRWHGDSAAVMLFNYSPSPAVLEVPLPAGRWVLLLDSADARWAGPGRAAPPEQESHGSAALTLAPWSFALYDRQSIEGAAETVRPSSAGR
- a CDS encoding helix-turn-helix domain-containing protein, which encodes MRLTFVQPRPELRPHIESFWVFECDAGLPSADTSIAAPNGCAKLIIPYRNSLLSRHPGGRPQETKAHGLYFVGVQERPTILTSAPRPTGFIAIEFSPHGAHRFLDLSMADTANGLFAFEDLRGRIGREWREGLGNLPGAGRKVQYVQACLAASLREDRPSSAVVDHVVRTLKRTGGLTPIKTLEGQTGYSSRYLELLFKEQVGVSPKTLARIFRFQRFYEKWARDRRYDLLTSEVYDYYHDQSHFAKEFKEFTGYAPRRFAAEVSNEFGRRLARR